The sequence below is a genomic window from Anaerocolumna chitinilytica.
CCTTTCTTTCATAATATTTATACTTAAAGCAGGCAGCCTTGTTGCAACGATACAAGGCTGTTTCTACTAAAAGCCTATTTGCTATTGGAACTTGCCAACTCTGCATCCATATCTATCATCTTCTTTGTAATTTTAGCTGCCGCAGTAGGGTCCATTGCAGCTAAGATAGCAGAACTCTGGGACGCATTCATGCTAAGTAGCATCTGGGCTACAGTATCAATATCCGCTGTCATAGTCTCTAAGATTGCTGCTGCTGCATCAGGCTTCATCTTTTTATAGATATCTGCCTTTTCCTTTATTGCATTAGAATATTGAAGCTGCTCAACCACTTGTCTATATATTTCTTCTGCATTGGCAGGCTCAATACTTTCATAATATTTCTTATATTCCTCAATATTCGGAGCTTGGTCTGCAAATACTACCTTTTCATCAAATTCCTTGACTCTTGCTTCAAAAGCTTTCTCATTTTCTTCATAGACCTTTAACTTATCAATTTCAGCAGCCTGCTCCTTTGCCGTCTTTTCAGCACTGGTTTTACCTTTACTGAGGGCAGCATTTTCCTTTTCCAGCTCTTTAATTTTATCTATAGCTTCTTCCAGTGTTTTATAGGGATAATCATTTTCATATGCCAACTGTTCTTCAGAGACATCCGGAAGAATCCTGTTTACAACTGGTATATCTTTTATCAAAGGTCTTAGTACCGTAGATCCAAGCCCGTTAACATCCAATTTAATTAAAAGTGCGAACACTACTAGCCAAATCAGAATTACCAACAGTACAATAACTGCAATTACAATCTTACTGCCGACGTTCTTCTCATTCTCAGTACCTTCTGCCCCTTTGTTTTTCTTAGCCATTTTCTTTCCTCCTAATTGGTAGGATTATTGAATCGAAAACTTACCAATTCATCTATCTCTTTTCTTTCTGTCTGAGCTACTTCAAGGAAAAATATTTCTTTTGCATTGTCTTTTAGTTTTTCATGAGTCTTTCGCTCTAATATTGCTGCGTTAAGTCTTACTCTGGCAAGCTCAACCTGTTGTTCAGCTTTTTTTACATTCAATTCCTGTAATTTGATTTCTTTTTTCATCATCTCAGAAGCTTCTGTATACTCTTTTAATTTCATAATATCCAGCTTTCGCATTCTTAGCTCTTTGCTTCTAATCTGATATCCTTCCAACCTGTCTTTTAGCTCATAGAGAAGTTCTTCTTCCTTTATTAGCTTTCTGCGGGCTATTCCATAAGAAGTTTTTGCTTGATCTTCCATTTTGTACTTTATTCCTAAGATATTTTCCATCTTATAAATAAATTTAGCCATAACCCATTTTTCCTCGCTTTTCTCTTTAGGTCAGTTTAATTTAATCTTCAAACAAATTAATTAATTTATCAACAATCAAATCAAAATCAATTTTCTCATCTACATTCTGACGTAAAAATGCGTTAACAGATTCTATCTTGGATATTGCATAATCTATATTTTTATTGGAACCATTTTTATAAGCTCCAATGTTTATCAAATCCTCTGCCTCCATGTAAGTAGCTAAAACATTCTTTAATTTACCGGCAGCAGCTTTGTGCTCCGCGGCTACTATAGAGGACATAACACGGGAAATACTTTGTAAAACATCTATTGCGGGGTAATGATTCTTGTTTGCCATCTTACGCGTCAGCATAATATGCCCGTCCAATATACCTCTGGCAGTATCAGTAATCGGCTCATTGAAATCATCACCATCAACCAGTACGGTATAAAGTCCGGTGATAGAACCTGTATCTGAGTTTCCTGCTCTTTCTAACAATTTAGGCATTTCAGAATATACACTTGGCGGATAACCTCTGGAAACCGGCGGTTCACCGGAAGCCAATCCGATTTCTCTTTGTGCCATTGAAAAACGAGTAAGGGAATCCATCATTAACAGTACATCTTTTCCCTGATCTCTGAAATATTCTGCTATCGCTGTAGCAGTTTGAGCAGCTTTTTTACGAATGAGAGCCGGTTTGTCAGAGGTAGCAACAACAATTACTGAGCGCTTCATACCCTCCTCACCAAGATCTCTTTCCAAAAACTCTCTTACTTCCCTGCCACGTTCGCCAATTAAGCCAATTACATTGATATCTGCTTTTGTATTTCTGGCAAACATTCCAAGCAAAGTACTTTTACCAACACCGCTGCCTGCAAAAATCCCAATTCTCTGACCCTTGCCTACTGTTATCATCCCATCTACAGCTTTTACACCCAGAGGAAGAGCTTCATCAATAATCTTTCTTTTTAATGGGTCAGGCGGCTGCGCTTCAACCGAATACTCGGCCTCTATCATTAATTCTGAGTTGTCAATAGGTCTCCCAAGTCCATCCAAAGTTTTCCCTAAGAGATTATCGCCTACCGAAACACTTAAAGGTTTGCCGGT
It includes:
- a CDS encoding MotE family protein, with the protein product MAKKNKGAEGTENEKNVGSKIVIAVIVLLVILIWLVVFALLIKLDVNGLGSTVLRPLIKDIPVVNRILPDVSEEQLAYENDYPYKTLEEAIDKIKELEKENAALSKGKTSAEKTAKEQAAEIDKLKVYEENEKAFEARVKEFDEKVVFADQAPNIEEYKKYYESIEPANAEEIYRQVVEQLQYSNAIKEKADIYKKMKPDAAAAILETMTADIDTVAQMLLSMNASQSSAILAAMDPTAAAKITKKMIDMDAELASSNSK
- a CDS encoding flagellar export protein FliJ; protein product: MAKFIYKMENILGIKYKMEDQAKTSYGIARRKLIKEEELLYELKDRLEGYQIRSKELRMRKLDIMKLKEYTEASEMMKKEIKLQELNVKKAEQQVELARVRLNAAILERKTHEKLKDNAKEIFFLEVAQTERKEIDELVSFRFNNPTN
- the fliI gene encoding flagellar protein export ATPase FliI — its product is MFNLEKYDILLDRTYERNLGKVVKVVGLTIESIGPKANLNDLCTITSSDKSQIIMAEVVGFRENRILLMPYDSIEGVGVGSTVESTGKPLSVSVGDNLLGKTLDGLGRPIDNSELMIEAEYSVEAQPPDPLKRKIIDEALPLGVKAVDGMITVGKGQRIGIFAGSGVGKSTLLGMFARNTKADINVIGLIGERGREVREFLERDLGEEGMKRSVIVVATSDKPALIRKKAAQTATAIAEYFRDQGKDVLLMMDSLTRFSMAQREIGLASGEPPVSRGYPPSVYSEMPKLLERAGNSDTGSITGLYTVLVDGDDFNEPITDTARGILDGHIMLTRKMANKNHYPAIDVLQSISRVMSSIVAAEHKAAAGKLKNVLATYMEAEDLINIGAYKNGSNKNIDYAISKIESVNAFLRQNVDEKIDFDLIVDKLINLFED